A stretch of Flavobacteriales bacterium DNA encodes these proteins:
- a CDS encoding S9 family peptidase — protein sequence MKCIALIALALAPIVAHAQQAFTYNDLLMIDRLSGLSVDPAGTKALFNVRATDMEKNKGMSTLWMKDLVDPAMPEVKLPVSEGGAAGVQWLSDGSGFFFLSARSGSNQVWRADATGTHAVQVTTLPLDVEDYRVSPTGKGVVVALAVFPECKGFEITCSQKIRETREAAKASGMVHDKLFLRHWDTWKDGTRNHLFYVDLNKPESVPVALTDGLDGDVPSKPFGGNEDFCFSADGRTVYFSMRIAGKREPWSTNFDVYSVPVSGGAAQNLTAENPAWDAAPVVSPDGKTLAYKAMKRPGYEADRFEIRLHDIATGKSRPLASVWDRSVAEMKWSRDGGSLLVTADDLGKHRLFRIDIKSGKALPLSTDGHLDAFTETPKGIIFLKSGLSGPAQLYAAKPKAPYIDADAMPLTSFNAGLKEKSFGAHEQFSFAGWNNETVHGYVLKPANYEEGRKYPVAFLVHGGPQGSFGDAWSYRWNPQTYAGAGYAVVMIDFHGSTGYGQAFTDAINQHWGDRPLEDLQKGWAFALSKYAFLDGARAAALGASYGGFMMNWIAGNWPDAFKCLVSHCGIFDTRSMGYSTEELWFTDWENGGSVFSKPENYEAFNPMLHVAQWRAPMLVIHGDKDFRVPLTQGIGTFTACQSKGIESKYLRFPDENHWVLKPQNSKQWHEAVLGWLEQHTGMRE from the coding sequence ATGAAATGCATCGCCCTCATCGCACTGGCCTTGGCACCCATTGTTGCCCATGCCCAGCAGGCCTTCACCTACAACGATCTCCTGATGATCGACCGCCTCAGCGGGCTTTCTGTCGATCCGGCGGGCACCAAGGCCCTCTTCAATGTGCGCGCCACGGACATGGAGAAGAACAAAGGCATGAGCACGCTGTGGATGAAGGACCTCGTTGATCCCGCGATGCCCGAAGTGAAATTGCCCGTGAGTGAGGGCGGCGCCGCTGGCGTGCAGTGGCTCTCCGATGGCTCTGGCTTCTTCTTCCTCAGCGCGCGCAGCGGCAGCAATCAGGTCTGGCGGGCCGATGCCACCGGCACCCATGCCGTGCAAGTGACCACGCTCCCGCTGGACGTGGAGGACTATCGCGTGTCGCCAACGGGCAAAGGCGTGGTCGTGGCCTTGGCGGTGTTCCCGGAATGCAAGGGATTCGAGATCACCTGTTCACAGAAGATCCGGGAAACGCGTGAAGCAGCGAAGGCCAGCGGGATGGTGCACGACAAGCTCTTCCTTCGGCATTGGGACACTTGGAAGGATGGCACGCGCAACCACCTCTTCTATGTGGACCTGAATAAGCCGGAATCGGTTCCGGTCGCCCTCACCGATGGCCTCGACGGCGATGTGCCCTCCAAACCCTTCGGCGGCAATGAGGATTTCTGCTTCAGCGCCGATGGCCGCACGGTCTACTTCAGCATGCGCATCGCGGGCAAGCGTGAGCCGTGGAGCACCAACTTCGACGTCTACAGCGTGCCCGTTTCCGGTGGCGCGGCGCAGAACCTTACTGCTGAGAACCCAGCGTGGGACGCGGCGCCCGTGGTCTCGCCCGACGGCAAGACCCTCGCCTATAAGGCCATGAAGCGCCCTGGCTACGAAGCCGACCGCTTCGAGATACGATTGCACGATATCGCCACGGGAAAGTCCAGGCCGCTTGCCTCCGTTTGGGACCGCAGCGTGGCCGAAATGAAGTGGAGCCGTGATGGCGGCAGCCTGCTCGTGACCGCCGATGACCTGGGCAAGCACCGCCTCTTCCGCATCGACATCAAGAGCGGCAAGGCGCTGCCCTTGAGCACCGATGGTCATCTCGATGCCTTCACTGAAACGCCCAAGGGCATCATCTTCCTTAAGAGCGGCCTCAGCGGTCCTGCGCAGCTCTACGCCGCCAAGCCCAAAGCGCCCTACATCGATGCCGATGCCATGCCGCTCACCAGCTTCAACGCGGGCCTGAAGGAGAAATCCTTCGGCGCTCACGAGCAATTCAGCTTCGCTGGATGGAACAACGAAACGGTGCACGGCTATGTGCTGAAGCCGGCCAACTACGAAGAAGGCCGGAAGTACCCGGTTGCGTTCCTGGTCCATGGCGGGCCGCAAGGAAGCTTCGGCGACGCCTGGAGCTACCGCTGGAACCCGCAGACCTACGCCGGCGCCGGCTACGCGGTGGTGATGATCGATTTCCACGGCAGCACCGGCTACGGCCAGGCCTTCACCGATGCGATCAATCAGCATTGGGGCGATCGTCCCTTGGAGGACCTTCAGAAAGGCTGGGCCTTCGCGTTGAGCAAGTACGCCTTCCTCGACGGCGCGCGCGCAGCGGCCTTGGGCGCATCGTATGGCGGCTTCATGATGAATTGGATCGCCGGGAATTGGCCCGATGCGTTCAAGTGCCTGGTCTCGCATTGCGGCATCTTCGACACGCGTTCCATGGGCTACAGCACCGAGGAGCTGTGGTTCACCGATTGGGAGAACGGCGGCAGCGTGTTCTCCAAGCCGGAGAACTACGAGGCCTTCAACCCCATGCTGCACGTGGCGCAATGGCGCGCGCCCATGCTGGTGATCCACGGCGACAAGGACTTCCGCGTGCCGCTCACCCAGGGCATCGGCACCTTCACCGCCTGCCAGAGCAAGGGCATCGAGTCGAAGTACCTGCGCTTCCCGGATGAGAACCATTGGGTGCTCAAGCCGCAGAACTCGAAGCAGTGGCATGAGGCCGTTCTCGGGTGGCTGGAGCAGCATACCGGCATGCGCGAGTGA